In Brevibacillus marinus, the genomic window TCATTTTTTTGCTCATCCCGTACGTTTTGCCCGATGAGCCCGCAACTTCCCCATAAAAACGGGGCTGTCCCAAAAGGCCATAACATGACCCCTGGACAGCCCCTGCTTTTGCGGTTATGCCGGCGATGAAAAACGTCAGCGCAGGCGGCGAATCTTGTCCTGCTGGTAGCGGTACAAACCCAGCATGTTCTTGCTGATCCGATTGATCCGGTGAAAAGAATCAAACATCTGGTCCAGTGTTTCCACCAGTTCTCTCACTTCAGTTACCTTGCCGCGGATCCCATTTACGTGGTACAGCATCTTTCTGCTGTCGAAAAGAGACACCTGCCCCCACCTCCCTGTGCACAACGTTTTGTTACACCGTATGCGAAACGAAGGGAGAGTGAGCGAAGCAAGCGCTCGGGAAAAACGCCTATTTTTTTCCGGTTTGCTCACCTGTACAAGGACGTCCGCCGGTCGGCAAAGACCGGAATCCGCTGGCGCACCTCATCGACCAGGGACAAATCGATTTGCGCCCGCAGTACGGTTTCTTCTTCACCGGCTTCCGCCACAATTTCGCCCCAGGGATCGACGATCAGCGAATGGCCGCAGAAACTGGTCTTGCCGCCGACCCCGACGCGATTGCAGGCCACCACATACATCTGGTTTTCGATCGCTCTGGCGATCAACAGCTGCCGCCAGTGGTTCAGCCGAGGGTGCGGCCATTGCGCGCAGACGAACAGCACTTTCGCCCCCTGCAGCGCGTACGTGCGGATCCATTCTGGAAAGCGAATGTCGTAGCAGATGACCGATCCGGTCGGAACGCCGTCCATGCTGTACAGGCCCGCCGCGTCGCCGGCTGCCAGGTACTTGTCTTCATGCATCAGCCGGAACAGATGGACCTTGGCGTAACGCCCGATCAACTGTCCCGCGCGGTCGAACACATAGGTGGTATTGTA contains:
- a CDS encoding carbon-nitrogen family hydrolase, producing the protein MTNQWNVAILQMDVAYGQPEQNRAKLRAMSQSLLESGERTDVLIMPELWDTAYDLRRLDEIADEAGTAAQAVLKETALRLGSYVVGGSIAERSGEHVYNTTYVFDRAGQLIGRYAKVHLFRLMHEDKYLAAGDAAGLYSMDGVPTGSVICYDIRFPEWIRTYALQGAKVLFVCAQWPHPRLNHWRQLLIARAIENQMYVVACNRVGVGGKTSFCGHSLIVDPWGEIVAEAGEEETVLRAQIDLSLVDEVRQRIPVFADRRTSLYR